The proteins below are encoded in one region of Streptomyces marianii:
- a CDS encoding riboflavin synthase: MFTGIVEELGEVTAVEDLGDASRFRVRGPVVTEGAKHGDSIAVNGVCLTVVEAADGEFTADVMAETLKRSGLGALDAGSRVNLERPMVADGRFGGHIVQGHVDGTGTVVERTPSEHWEIVKVSLPAELSRYVVEKGSITVDGVSLTVVDAGRDHFTVSLIPTTLALTTLGTKQPGDPVNLEVDVVAKYVERMLGDRSDRAGGTAE, translated from the coding sequence GTGTTCACCGGAATCGTCGAAGAGCTGGGTGAGGTCACCGCCGTGGAGGACCTCGGCGACGCCTCCCGCTTCCGAGTGCGCGGACCCGTCGTCACCGAGGGGGCCAAGCACGGCGACTCCATCGCGGTCAACGGTGTCTGCCTCACCGTCGTGGAGGCCGCCGACGGCGAGTTCACCGCCGATGTGATGGCCGAGACGCTGAAGCGCTCCGGCCTCGGTGCGCTCGACGCCGGCTCCCGGGTCAACCTGGAGCGGCCCATGGTCGCCGACGGGCGCTTCGGCGGGCACATCGTCCAGGGGCACGTCGACGGCACGGGCACGGTCGTCGAGCGCACCCCGTCCGAGCACTGGGAGATCGTCAAGGTCTCCCTCCCGGCCGAGCTCTCCCGCTACGTCGTGGAGAAGGGCTCCATCACGGTCGACGGCGTCAGCCTCACCGTCGTCGACGCCGGCCGGGACCACTTCACCGTCAGCCTGATCCCCACCACCCTCGCGCTGACCACGCTCGGCACCAAGCAGCCCGGCGACCCGGTCAACCTCGAGGTCGACGTCGTCGCCAAGTACGTCGAGCGGATGCTCGGCGACCGCTCCGACCGTGCGGGGGGGACCGCCGAGTGA
- a CDS encoding nicotinamide mononucleotide transporter family protein, with translation MSAVDWLNSEAFTAFGQHIKWSDMTGNVIGLTALALGWRRSIWTWPAQFLSGLILFAAFAPHLTGSAGKQVVVMAVAGWGWWQWTRGRGQAQDGSIAVRFATWPERGLMLAVAALGTVAVALLFTAYPTLSWDPWPDAYIFVGTLVAMYAQARGMVEFWFAWLLVDLVGVPLNFANGYAFSGFVYVIYGALVLWGMRDWWLRSRTTTALEGAAA, from the coding sequence GTGAGCGCCGTCGACTGGCTGAACTCCGAGGCGTTCACCGCCTTCGGCCAGCACATCAAGTGGTCCGACATGACCGGCAACGTGATCGGGCTGACCGCCCTCGCGCTCGGCTGGCGCCGCTCCATATGGACCTGGCCCGCCCAGTTCCTGTCCGGCCTCATCCTCTTCGCCGCGTTCGCCCCCCATCTGACCGGCAGCGCCGGCAAGCAGGTGGTCGTGATGGCCGTGGCCGGCTGGGGCTGGTGGCAGTGGACCCGGGGCCGGGGACAGGCCCAGGACGGCTCCATCGCCGTCCGCTTCGCCACCTGGCCCGAACGCGGACTCATGCTCGCCGTGGCCGCCCTCGGAACCGTCGCCGTCGCCCTGCTCTTCACGGCCTACCCCACGCTGTCGTGGGACCCCTGGCCGGACGCCTACATCTTCGTCGGCACGCTCGTCGCCATGTACGCCCAGGCCCGCGGCATGGTCGAGTTCTGGTTCGCCTGGCTCCTCGTCGATCTCGTCGGCGTGCCGCTGAACTTCGCCAACGGCTACGCCTTCTCCGGTTTCGTCTACGTCATCTACGGCGCGCTCGTCCTGTGGGGCATGCGCGACTGGTGGCTCCGGTCCCGTACGACCACTGCTCTGGAAGGAGCGGCAGCATGA
- a CDS encoding bifunctional 3,4-dihydroxy-2-butanone-4-phosphate synthase/GTP cyclohydrolase II translates to MSVRPSPTTALPDSAGPVAPSPWFPADGTEDDLRLDPVERAIRDIAAGRPVVVVDDEDRENEGDLVIAAEKATPEIVAFMMSECRGLICAPMESEELERLELPQMVAHNTESMSTAFTVSVDAGPAHGVTTGISAADRATTLRLLAGGTAGAADFVRPGHIFPLRARPGGVLVRPGHTEAAVDLARLAGLRPAGAIVEIAGEDGVMLRLPELVPFARKHGLTIISIEDLIAYRRSAEPTVRREAEVDLPTAHGAFTAYGYRSTVDGVEHIALVHGDIGDGEDVLVRVHSECLTGDIFHSLRCDCGPQLRESMERVTEQGRGVVVYLRGHEGRGIGLLSKLRAYELQEQGRDTLDANLELGLPADARDYDAGARILDDLGVRSLRLMTNNPDKTAALLRHGLKVVDRVAMPVQAGEHNLRYLRTKRDRMGHDLPWLDTATASTCGNQ, encoded by the coding sequence ATGAGCGTCCGCCCGTCTCCCACCACCGCCCTGCCGGACTCGGCGGGCCCCGTCGCCCCGTCGCCCTGGTTCCCGGCCGACGGCACCGAGGACGATCTCCGCCTCGACCCGGTCGAGCGGGCCATTCGCGACATCGCCGCCGGCCGGCCCGTCGTGGTCGTCGACGACGAGGACCGCGAGAACGAGGGCGACCTCGTCATCGCCGCCGAGAAGGCCACCCCGGAGATCGTCGCCTTCATGATGAGCGAGTGCCGCGGACTGATCTGCGCGCCCATGGAAAGCGAGGAGCTGGAGCGGCTCGAGCTGCCCCAGATGGTGGCGCACAACACCGAATCGATGAGCACGGCGTTCACCGTCTCCGTCGACGCCGGACCCGCGCACGGGGTGACCACCGGCATCTCGGCCGCCGACCGCGCCACCACCCTGCGGCTGCTGGCGGGCGGCACCGCGGGCGCGGCCGACTTCGTCCGCCCCGGCCACATCTTCCCGCTGCGCGCCCGGCCCGGCGGTGTCCTGGTGCGCCCGGGCCACACCGAGGCCGCCGTGGACCTCGCCCGGCTCGCGGGACTGCGCCCCGCCGGGGCGATCGTCGAGATCGCCGGCGAGGACGGGGTGATGCTGCGGCTGCCCGAACTGGTGCCCTTCGCCCGCAAGCACGGACTCACGATCATCTCCATCGAGGACCTGATCGCCTACCGCCGCAGCGCGGAGCCGACCGTCCGCCGCGAGGCCGAGGTCGACCTGCCCACCGCGCACGGCGCGTTCACGGCCTACGGCTACCGCTCCACCGTGGACGGCGTCGAGCACATCGCGCTCGTCCACGGCGACATCGGCGACGGCGAGGACGTCCTGGTCCGCGTCCACTCCGAGTGCCTGACCGGCGACATCTTCCACTCGCTGCGCTGCGACTGCGGCCCGCAGCTGCGGGAGTCCATGGAGCGCGTCACCGAGCAGGGCCGGGGCGTGGTGGTCTACCTCCGCGGCCACGAGGGCCGGGGCATCGGACTGCTCTCCAAGCTCCGCGCGTACGAGCTGCAGGAACAAGGCCGCGACACGCTGGACGCCAACCTCGAGCTCGGGCTGCCCGCCGACGCCCGCGACTACGACGCCGGCGCGCGGATCCTGGACGACCTCGGCGTACGCAGCCTCCGGCTGATGACCAACAACCCCGACAAGACCGCCGCCCTGCTCCGGCACGGACTGAAGGTCGTCGACCGGGTGGCCATGCCCGTGCAGGCGGGCGAGCACAACCTGCGGTACCTGCGCACCAAGCGCGACCGGATGGGGCACGACCTGCCCTGGCTCGACACCGCGACGGCGTCGACCTGCGGCAACCAGTAA
- the ribH gene encoding 6,7-dimethyl-8-ribityllumazine synthase: MSGKGAPELSVRNCGDLRVAVIAAQWHEKIMDGLVDGALRALHELGIDEPTLLRVPGSFELPVVAKVLAGRGYDAVVALGVVIRGGTPHFDYVCQGVTQGLTQVSLDTGVPVGFGVLTCDTEEQALDRAGLEGSSEDKGHEAVTAAVATAATLRSVSEPWR; encoded by the coding sequence GTGAGCGGCAAGGGCGCACCCGAACTGTCCGTACGCAACTGCGGAGACCTCCGCGTGGCCGTCATCGCGGCCCAGTGGCACGAGAAGATCATGGACGGACTCGTCGACGGTGCCCTGCGCGCCCTGCACGAGCTGGGCATCGACGAGCCGACCCTGCTGCGGGTCCCCGGCAGCTTCGAGCTCCCCGTCGTCGCCAAGGTGCTGGCCGGCCGGGGCTACGACGCCGTCGTGGCGCTCGGGGTCGTCATCCGGGGCGGCACGCCCCACTTCGACTACGTGTGCCAGGGCGTCACCCAGGGCCTGACCCAGGTCTCCCTCGACACCGGCGTCCCCGTCGGCTTCGGCGTGCTCACCTGCGACACCGAGGAGCAGGCACTCGACCGGGCCGGCCTGGAGGGCTCGAGCGAGGACAAGGGGCACGAGGCGGTCACCGCCGCGGTGGCCACCGCGGCGACGCTGCGTTCAGTATCCGAACCCTGGCGCTGA
- a CDS encoding phosphoribosyl-ATP diphosphatase codes for MSKKTFEELFAELQHKAANGDPATSRTAELVDKGVHAIGKKVVEEAAEVWMAAEYEGKEAAAEEISQLLYHVQVMMVARGISLDDVYAHL; via the coding sequence ATGTCCAAGAAGACGTTCGAGGAGCTCTTCGCCGAGCTCCAGCACAAGGCCGCCAACGGCGACCCCGCGACCTCCCGCACCGCCGAGCTGGTGGACAAGGGCGTCCATGCCATCGGCAAGAAGGTCGTCGAGGAGGCCGCCGAGGTGTGGATGGCCGCCGAGTACGAGGGCAAGGAAGCCGCCGCCGAGGAGATCTCGCAGCTGCTGTACCACGTCCAGGTGATGATGGTCGCGCGAGGGATCAGCCTCGACGACGTCTACGCCCATCTCTGA
- the hisG gene encoding ATP phosphoribosyltransferase, whose translation MLRIAVPNKGSLSGPAGEMLHEAGYLQRKDSKELVLVDPENEVEFFYLRPRDIAIYVSSGRLDIGITGRDLLLDSGANAEEILQLGFARSTFRYATKPGTASGVEEFGGLTIATSYEGIVAKHLADKGIDASVVHLDGAVETAIELGVAQVIADVVETGTSLRNAGLGVIGEPILTSEAVVIRRTGAEADDPKVQQFLRRLQGVLVARSYVMMDYDCRVEHLEKAVALTPGLESPTVSPLHHEGWVAVRAMVPAKEAQRIMDDLYDLGARAILTTAIHACRL comes from the coding sequence ATGCTGCGCATCGCCGTCCCCAACAAGGGTTCACTCTCCGGACCTGCGGGGGAGATGCTCCATGAGGCGGGCTACCTCCAGCGCAAGGACTCCAAGGAACTCGTGCTCGTCGACCCCGAGAACGAGGTCGAGTTCTTCTACCTCCGCCCGCGCGACATCGCGATCTACGTCAGCTCGGGCCGCCTCGACATCGGCATCACCGGACGGGACCTGCTCCTCGACTCCGGCGCCAACGCCGAGGAGATCCTCCAGCTCGGCTTCGCCCGCTCCACGTTCCGCTACGCCACCAAGCCCGGAACGGCCTCCGGCGTCGAGGAGTTCGGCGGTCTGACGATCGCCACCTCGTACGAGGGCATCGTCGCCAAGCACCTCGCGGACAAGGGCATCGACGCGTCCGTCGTCCACCTCGACGGAGCCGTGGAGACCGCGATCGAGCTGGGAGTCGCCCAGGTCATCGCCGACGTCGTGGAGACCGGCACGAGCCTGCGCAACGCCGGCCTCGGGGTCATCGGCGAGCCGATCCTCACCTCCGAGGCCGTCGTGATCCGCCGCACGGGCGCCGAGGCCGACGACCCCAAGGTGCAGCAGTTCCTCCGCCGCCTCCAGGGTGTCCTGGTCGCGCGCTCCTACGTGATGATGGACTACGACTGCCGGGTCGAGCACCTGGAGAAGGCCGTCGCGCTCACCCCGGGCCTGGAGTCGCCGACCGTCTCCCCGCTGCACCACGAGGGCTGGGTCGCCGTCCGCGCCATGGTCCCGGCCAAGGAGGCACAGCGGATCATGGACGACCTCTACGACCTGGGTGCCCGCGCGATCCTGACGACGGCGATCCACGCCTGCCGTCTCTGA
- a CDS encoding PH domain-containing protein translates to MDQQELPTLPVTFRPTRTRAVLLSVGTVMFAVITAVAVALEKLSPGERISFVLTAVLFFAVLALLSRPKVVADDRGVTVVNLTRTRRLDWAEILRVNLRPGDPWVFLDLSDGTSLPVLGIQPGIARHHAIRDARALRLLAESRGTGTDDR, encoded by the coding sequence ATGGACCAACAAGAGCTGCCCACGCTCCCGGTGACCTTCCGGCCCACCCGCACGCGGGCGGTCCTGCTGTCCGTCGGGACCGTGATGTTCGCGGTGATCACCGCGGTCGCCGTCGCGCTGGAGAAGCTCAGTCCGGGGGAGCGGATCAGCTTCGTCCTGACCGCGGTGCTGTTCTTCGCCGTGCTGGCGCTGCTCAGCCGTCCCAAGGTCGTCGCCGACGACCGGGGCGTCACGGTCGTCAACCTCACCCGGACCCGCAGGCTCGACTGGGCGGAGATCCTCCGTGTCAACCTCCGTCCGGGTGACCCCTGGGTGTTCCTCGATCTGAGTGACGGCACCAGCCTCCCGGTCCTCGGGATCCAGCCCGGAATCGCCCGCCACCACGCCATCCGCGACGCCCGGGCGCTGCGGCTGCTCGCCGAATCGCGAGGCACCGGCACGGACGACCGCTGA
- a CDS encoding hemolysin family protein, with protein sequence MIIPLLLLLAAFLLILANGFFVAAEFGLVTVERADAERAAAEGDRRAGTVVRALRELSFQLSGTQLGITITSLVVGMLAEPALARLLGGPLAAAGIPGGAVPGVAVVIGMLLASAVQMVVGELVPKNWAVSRPLQVARFVAGPQHRFSAVFRPVIALLNAVANRLVRAFGVEPAEELASARTPGELVSLARHSARAGALEEDTADLFVRTLSLGGLTAQHVMTPRVKMSALQSDATAADVLNLTRATGLSRFPVYRDRIDEIVGMVHLKNALAVPAHARLRTPVGRIAVPPLLVPETLPVRQLLGRLRSEQPIAVVVDEYGGTAGVVTLEDIVEEIVGEVRDEHDAEADGRPELAPAPPEDGSPAWEADGSCRVLTLRRIGLDVPDGPYETVAGLVADLLGRIPAPGDRAELPGWRLSVRQVDRYRAERVRLVRTVDAQAMAEAAR encoded by the coding sequence ATGATCATCCCGCTACTGCTGCTCCTCGCGGCATTCCTCCTCATCCTCGCCAACGGGTTCTTCGTGGCCGCCGAGTTCGGCCTGGTCACCGTCGAGCGCGCGGACGCCGAACGTGCCGCCGCCGAGGGCGACCGCCGCGCCGGGACCGTCGTCCGGGCCCTGCGCGAGCTTTCGTTCCAGCTCTCCGGCACCCAGCTCGGCATCACCATCACCTCCCTCGTCGTCGGCATGCTGGCCGAGCCGGCGCTCGCCCGGCTGCTCGGCGGCCCGCTCGCCGCGGCCGGGATCCCCGGCGGGGCCGTCCCCGGCGTCGCCGTCGTGATCGGCATGCTGCTCGCCTCCGCCGTCCAGATGGTGGTCGGCGAGCTCGTCCCGAAGAACTGGGCCGTGTCGCGGCCGCTGCAGGTCGCCCGGTTCGTGGCCGGCCCGCAGCACCGCTTCTCGGCGGTGTTCCGGCCCGTGATCGCCCTGCTCAACGCCGTGGCCAACCGTCTCGTCAGGGCGTTCGGCGTGGAACCCGCCGAGGAGCTGGCCTCCGCCCGTACACCCGGTGAACTGGTCTCCCTCGCCCGTCACTCGGCCCGTGCCGGAGCCCTCGAGGAGGACACGGCGGACCTCTTCGTCCGGACCCTCTCGCTCGGCGGGCTCACCGCCCAGCACGTGATGACCCCGCGGGTGAAGATGAGCGCCCTGCAGTCCGACGCGACCGCGGCGGACGTCCTCAATCTGACCCGGGCCACCGGGCTCTCCCGGTTCCCCGTCTACCGGGACCGCATCGACGAGATCGTCGGCATGGTCCACCTCAAGAACGCCCTGGCGGTGCCGGCTCACGCGCGGCTGCGCACCCCGGTCGGCCGTATCGCCGTGCCCCCGCTGCTCGTGCCCGAGACCCTGCCGGTGCGGCAGCTGCTCGGGCGGCTGCGCAGCGAGCAGCCCATCGCCGTGGTCGTCGACGAGTACGGCGGCACCGCCGGCGTCGTCACCCTGGAGGACATCGTCGAGGAGATCGTCGGCGAGGTCCGCGACGAGCACGACGCCGAGGCCGACGGCCGGCCCGAGCTGGCTCCGGCCCCGCCCGAGGACGGCAGCCCGGCCTGGGAGGCCGACGGCAGCTGCCGCGTCCTCACCCTGCGGCGGATAGGCCTCGACGTGCCCGACGGCCCGTACGAGACCGTCGCCGGTCTCGTCGCCGACCTCCTCGGCCGGATCCCGGCGCCCGGTGACCGGGCGGAGCTGCCCGGCTGGCGGCTCTCGGTCCGCCAGGTCGACCGATACCGCGCCGAACGGGTCAGGCTCGTCCGCACGGTGGACGCCCAGGCCATGGCGGAGGCCGCCCGATGA
- a CDS encoding hemolysin family protein, which yields MSVLQLLFALLLVLANGFFVGAEFALVSVRRSQVEPLAAQGSSRARQVLHGLENLPQMMAAAQFGITVCSLTLGAVAEPTVAHLLEPVFHALRVPEALVHPLGYVIALAVVVFLHLVVGEMLPKNLAMAAPERTALWLSPALVGFARLCRPVTAALGACSRLVLKLFGVEPKDEVEAVFTSDQLGQLVEDAGQAGLLDPEEQERLGDALELGSRPVTDVLIARSSLVTVPPSVTPRQIEELTVRTGYSRFPVGGEGSGRFMGYLHVKDVLDLDDDERAVPQHIWRPMATLRSELPLDDALTVMRRAATHLAQVADASGRVLGLVALEDVLEMLVGEVRDPAHRPVPPAASVRGSHAAVVRGGLRTDPPHQQDVRSQQPSPSGV from the coding sequence ATGAGCGTTCTCCAGCTGCTGTTCGCACTGCTCCTGGTGCTCGCGAACGGCTTCTTCGTCGGCGCGGAGTTCGCGCTCGTGTCGGTGCGCCGCAGCCAGGTGGAACCGCTCGCCGCGCAGGGTTCCTCCCGGGCCCGGCAGGTCCTGCACGGGCTCGAGAACCTGCCGCAGATGATGGCGGCGGCCCAGTTCGGCATCACCGTCTGCTCGCTGACCCTGGGCGCGGTCGCCGAGCCGACCGTGGCGCACCTGTTGGAGCCGGTGTTCCACGCCCTGCGGGTGCCCGAGGCGCTGGTCCACCCCCTCGGCTACGTGATCGCCCTCGCCGTCGTGGTCTTCCTGCACCTCGTCGTCGGCGAGATGCTGCCGAAGAACCTGGCGATGGCCGCCCCGGAGAGGACCGCGCTCTGGCTCAGCCCCGCGCTGGTCGGCTTCGCCCGGCTGTGCCGGCCGGTGACCGCGGCGCTCGGCGCCTGTTCCCGGCTGGTGCTGAAGCTGTTCGGGGTCGAGCCGAAGGACGAGGTCGAGGCGGTCTTCACCAGCGACCAGCTGGGCCAGCTCGTCGAGGACGCCGGTCAGGCCGGACTGCTCGACCCGGAGGAGCAGGAACGTCTCGGGGACGCCCTGGAGCTGGGCAGCCGCCCCGTGACGGACGTCCTGATCGCCCGGTCCTCCCTGGTCACGGTGCCGCCCTCGGTGACTCCGAGGCAGATCGAGGAGCTGACCGTCCGTACGGGCTACTCCCGGTTCCCCGTGGGCGGCGAGGGCAGCGGGAGGTTCATGGGTTACCTCCACGTCAAGGACGTCCTGGACCTGGATGACGACGAGCGGGCCGTACCGCAGCACATCTGGCGCCCCATGGCCACGCTGCGGTCGGAACTGCCGCTCGACGACGCGCTCACCGTGATGCGCCGCGCGGCCACGCATCTGGCCCAGGTCGCCGACGCGTCGGGACGTGTCCTGGGCCTCGTCGCCCTGGAAGACGTCCTCGAGATGCTGGTGGGCGAGGTGCGCGACCCGGCCCACCGTCCGGTGCCGCCCGCCGCGTCCGTCCGGGGCTCCCACGCGGCGGTCGTGCGAGGCGGTCTGCGGACGGATCCGCCGCACCAGCAGGACGTGCGCTCCCAGCAGCCGAGCCCGAGCGGGGTGTGA
- a CDS encoding AAA family ATPase, with translation MDIGTQGSPAPADLAWVRGVDAYTMGAYPQAEEEFRSAVRLDPGMADGWLGLHALRVDTTTALLRMYRNRERFGEQRNRHRRTLNSWYWLGWWVQPVLESPRDLLLAHASHWLDGRQVPELDRALAGLPPVDADPQVRFLHACRAYLVKDWEQLVRHTEPLVDDPLLGIEAGLFAGMARVRLEMYGQAEPLLSAALMRCRSEQPQRKELRYWLARAHEGTGRSAAALPLYRAVHRVDPAFMDTSARLTAIADYDGIDGTDEAAGLATVSLAGAGAGAGQDAADAQPAEAEPPFVPESRYGGEPQPPLGSAAAADPADRVREKSGAPRRSAPPFPSGPTDPVLLAEALAELERMVGLEPVKRQVKALSAQLRMARLRAGQGLPVQPPKRHFVFSGPSGTGKTTVARILGRVFYALGLLGGDHLVEAQRSDLVGEFLGQTAVKANELIDSALGGVLFVDEAYALSNTGYSKGDAYGDEALQVLLKRAEDNRDHLVVILAGYPEGMDRLLATNPGLSSRFTTRVDFPSYRPLELTAIGEVLAAANGDLWDEEALDELRSISGHVVDQSWIDELGNGRFLRTLYEKSCAYRDLRLSGYAGTPTREDLATLRLPDLMQAYGEVLSGRGPRDRGSQDPTGP, from the coding sequence ACCCCGGGATGGCCGACGGCTGGCTCGGACTGCACGCCCTGCGCGTGGACACCACCACCGCGCTGCTGAGGATGTACCGGAACCGGGAGCGTTTCGGCGAGCAACGGAACCGTCACCGCCGCACGCTGAACTCCTGGTACTGGCTCGGCTGGTGGGTGCAGCCCGTGCTGGAGAGCCCGCGCGACCTCCTGCTCGCGCACGCCTCGCACTGGCTCGACGGGCGCCAGGTGCCCGAGTTGGACCGCGCACTCGCGGGGCTGCCGCCGGTCGACGCCGATCCGCAGGTCCGCTTTCTGCACGCCTGCCGCGCCTACCTGGTCAAGGACTGGGAGCAGCTGGTGCGGCACACCGAACCGCTCGTGGACGATCCGCTGCTCGGGATCGAGGCCGGCCTGTTCGCCGGCATGGCGCGGGTGCGGCTGGAGATGTACGGGCAGGCGGAGCCGCTGCTGTCCGCGGCGCTGATGCGCTGCCGCAGCGAGCAGCCCCAGCGCAAGGAACTCCGCTACTGGCTGGCCCGGGCCCATGAGGGCACGGGCCGCAGCGCTGCCGCCCTGCCGCTGTACCGGGCCGTGCACCGGGTGGACCCGGCCTTCATGGACACCTCGGCCCGGCTCACCGCGATCGCCGACTACGACGGCATCGACGGGACGGACGAGGCCGCGGGCCTGGCCACCGTGTCGCTGGCGGGCGCGGGAGCGGGTGCGGGGCAGGACGCCGCGGACGCCCAGCCGGCCGAGGCCGAGCCGCCCTTCGTACCCGAATCACGCTACGGGGGCGAGCCCCAGCCCCCGCTCGGCTCTGCGGCCGCCGCGGACCCGGCCGACCGGGTGCGGGAGAAGTCGGGGGCCCCGCGCCGGTCTGCGCCACCGTTCCCGTCCGGACCCACCGATCCGGTGCTGCTCGCCGAGGCGCTCGCGGAGCTGGAGCGGATGGTGGGCCTGGAGCCGGTGAAGCGGCAGGTGAAGGCCCTCTCCGCACAGCTGCGGATGGCCCGGCTGCGGGCCGGGCAGGGCCTCCCCGTCCAGCCCCCGAAGCGGCACTTCGTCTTCTCCGGCCCGTCCGGCACCGGCAAGACGACCGTGGCCCGCATCCTGGGCCGGGTCTTCTACGCGCTCGGGCTGCTGGGCGGCGACCATCTGGTGGAGGCGCAGCGCTCCGACCTGGTCGGGGAGTTCCTCGGCCAGACCGCGGTGAAGGCCAACGAGCTGATCGACTCCGCGCTCGGCGGCGTGCTGTTCGTGGACGAGGCGTACGCGCTCTCCAACACCGGCTACAGCAAGGGCGACGCCTACGGCGACGAGGCGCTGCAGGTGCTGCTGAAGCGGGCCGAGGACAACCGGGACCATCTGGTGGTCATCCTCGCCGGCTATCCGGAGGGCATGGACCGGTTGCTCGCCACCAACCCCGGGCTCTCCTCGCGATTCACCACCCGGGTCGACTTCCCCTCGTACCGGCCGCTGGAGCTGACGGCGATCGGCGAGGTGCTCGCGGCGGCCAACGGCGATCTGTGGGACGAGGAGGCGCTGGACGAGCTGCGGTCGATCAGCGGCCATGTGGTGGACCAGAGCTGGATCGACGAGCTGGGCAACGGCCGCTTCCTGCGCACGCTGTACGAGAAGAGCTGTGCCTACCGGGACCTGCGCCTCTCGGGGTACGCGGGCACGCCGACGCGCGAGGACCTGGCGACGTTGCGGCTGCCGGATCTGATGCAGGCGTACGGGGAGGTGCTCTCGGGCCGCGGTCCGCGGGACCGCGGCTCCCAGGACCCCACCGGACCGTGA